One window from the genome of Moorena sp. SIOASIH encodes:
- a CDS encoding CHAT domain-containing tetratricopeptide repeat protein: MVGKAIAILQQAGFDLTAREIAEILWLAVHLDQPIDQSEEPQQPLPQQPSQSSTVSQNQSQQPQQPSQSSTVSQDQSQQPPNQTPDIQADTQESSFPEVTEPGADVYPPSSKPKKTKESREAIPIKVPAAVALRNSLALGRALRPLMRKVPSAIETILDQEATVYQIAESNIWLPVLKPTPERWLELALVVEKTSSTAVWKQTIIELQHLVKHHGAFRDVRTWELTITETEDINKPKVDLFPQTSTGGYHSTAYSPQVLIDPKKQRLILLVSDCISVAWRRQLIHPVLELWGRNDLLTILQLLPERLWERTALASETPVQLHSLSPGVVNSQFIVKPWDEDDIGLLSEVGNSSQNKSSSVSVPVVTLEPYPLLAWSQVIAGQGNVSTVGFNFDVSQDPQVEIRPVDGEATQPQLTAPALVSRFRATASPMARRLAGLMAAAPVSLPVVQLIQQTLLRKSAQIHVAEVFMSGLLQSITPVGQDSNPDYIEYEFKPGVRELLVDGVPISKTVSVIDQVSEFVAKQLGLSIKEFEGRLLTPATTSNDWLEEKIRPFAQIKAEVLGRLGGEYARLAEQLLISQTPTSDYPSSQDYLQFLMEVFQATVDSNSDPTIVYPLLETNLDKLDDNLIYILQTWASAELSEVEPEIAEDIANTISEFSNLISDFPLGNKASKIEIAMAGYEQLLTVFTRESNRESWATIQNNLGIAYSNRIHSDRALNLEKAIQAYQLSLSVYNKQDFPQDWAMTQNNLGIAYSNRIRDNRAENLERAIQAYQLALSVYNKQDFPQDWAMTQNNLGIAYSNRIRDNRAENLERAIQAYQLALSVYTRSYLPIDWAMTQANLGIAYSNRISGDRALNLEKAIEAYQLALSVYTKPDFPYEWATTQNNLGAAYCDRIRADRALNLEKAIEAYQRTLSVYTKPDFPIEWARTQANLGIAYSKRIRGDRASNLEKAIEAYQRTLSVYTKSDFPIEWAQTQNNLGAAYSERIRADRAENIERAIEAFQLALSVQTKSDFPIDWAQTQNNLGTAYCDRIFSDRASNLENAIEAFQLALCVYTKPDFPIDWAMTQNNLGNAYCDRIRSDRAENIERAIAQYKLALEVYTKPDFPIEWAQTQNNLGNAYRDRIRADRSENLERAIQAFQLALSVRTKSDFPIDWAMTQHNLGTAYSDRIRGDRAYNLENAIEAFQRALEVYTPEADPINCLTTSSNLGNLYFTQGNWQATIDAYQHAITAVEISRSWASTDQRRQEIMAQRTPFYHKMVQAYINIGQSDKAIETVERSKARNLVELLTNRDLYPKGNVPQEIITELDRLRRNIPSLERQLEVVIEKLSKNSDDKQPQQRPSLEESRKQLEQELQQSQQQLDLVLDRIKPIDPSFSLTQNVKTIPFREIQSLIDQRSAIIEWYVTGDKILTFIVTSHSQQPIVVSSFPEDLERLENWDKDYTNAYREQKNQWITNLSSRLANLATILDIDNIISEIDGIFEKQGVKCDRLILVPHRLLHLFPLHALPLSKGNLLIDRFERGVSYAPSSQLLKLIKEQHRPNFNNLFAIQNPTRAGAKPLPGSKLEVDKIRQYFDPNHSIVLAEAEATEAKLNQHMKQLRSAHCVHFSCHGKLEFKSPLESALLLADADLTLSKIFKLNLSQCRIVVLSASESGMTLSSNKEEDIGLPSGLDEYIGLPSGFLYAGSPSVISTLWTVDPLANALLVIKLYKNLKRLPTLGDGDVSTALVNAQLWLRTLNSKTLARIQKSQKFKGLMAKIFENNKRDSYIFYDLLYAAIKRQPYPFAHPYYWAASVVTGT; this comes from the coding sequence ATGGTTGGAAAAGCGATCGCTATTCTACAACAAGCAGGATTTGATTTAACTGCTCGGGAAATAGCCGAAATTCTCTGGTTGGCTGTTCATCTAGACCAGCCAATAGACCAGTCAGAGGAACCACAGCAGCCATTACCACAGCAGCCATCGCAATCATCAACGGTATCCCAAAACCAATCACAGCAACCACAGCAGCCATCGCAATCATCAACGGTATCCCAAGACCAATCACAGCAACCCCCAAATCAAACTCCAGATATTCAAGCAGATACCCAAGAATCATCATTCCCTGAAGTCACAGAACCTGGTGCTGATGTTTATCCACCCTCTTCCAAACCTAAAAAGACTAAAGAAAGTCGAGAAGCAATTCCGATTAAAGTGCCAGCAGCGGTAGCATTGAGAAATAGTCTGGCTTTGGGACGGGCACTTCGTCCGTTAATGCGGAAAGTCCCATCTGCTATAGAAACGATATTGGATCAGGAAGCAACTGTTTACCAAATTGCTGAATCAAACATTTGGCTACCAGTTCTCAAACCTACTCCCGAAAGATGGTTAGAGTTAGCGTTGGTGGTTGAAAAAACTAGTTCAACTGCGGTTTGGAAACAGACAATCATTGAACTGCAACATTTAGTCAAGCATCATGGTGCGTTTCGGGATGTACGCACGTGGGAATTAACGATTACTGAAACGGAAGACATCAATAAACCAAAGGTAGACTTATTTCCTCAAACTAGCACGGGAGGTTATCATTCCACTGCCTATTCTCCCCAGGTATTAATTGATCCGAAGAAACAACGTTTAATTTTATTGGTTAGTGATTGTATTTCTGTGGCTTGGCGCAGACAATTAATTCATCCAGTGCTAGAGTTGTGGGGACGCAATGATTTACTTACTATCCTTCAGCTACTTCCTGAACGGCTTTGGGAACGCACGGCTTTAGCTTCAGAAACACCAGTGCAACTGCATTCTCTTAGTCCTGGAGTTGTCAATTCTCAGTTTATTGTTAAACCTTGGGATGAAGATGACATTGGACTTCTTTCAGAAGTCGGGAACAGTAGTCAGAATAAATCTTCCTCTGTTAGTGTTCCCGTGGTTACGTTAGAACCCTACCCACTACTGGCGTGGTCGCAGGTAATAGCAGGTCAGGGGAATGTTAGTACAGTGGGGTTTAACTTTGATGTATCCCAAGACCCACAAGTAGAGATAAGACCGGTAGATGGTGAAGCCACTCAACCCCAACTGACAGCACCAGCATTAGTTAGTCGATTTCGTGCTACGGCTTCTCCGATGGCGCGTCGGTTAGCTGGATTAATGGCAGCTGCTCCCGTTAGTTTACCTGTAGTGCAACTAATTCAGCAAACCCTGCTACGAAAATCCGCACAAATTCATGTAGCGGAGGTGTTTATGAGTGGACTGCTCCAGTCTATAACCCCTGTAGGCCAAGATTCAAATCCCGATTATATTGAGTACGAATTTAAGCCAGGGGTAAGGGAGTTATTAGTAGATGGTGTACCCATTAGTAAAACCGTTTCAGTTATTGATCAGGTATCTGAGTTTGTCGCTAAACAATTAGGGTTATCAATAAAGGAATTTGAAGGGCGTTTACTTACACCGGCAACTACAAGTAATGATTGGTTAGAAGAAAAAATTCGTCCCTTTGCACAGATAAAGGCTGAAGTTTTAGGGCGATTAGGAGGGGAGTATGCTCGTTTGGCTGAACAACTCCTTATCTCACAAACCCCTACCTCAGATTATCCTTCATCCCAAGACTATCTGCAATTCTTGATGGAGGTATTTCAGGCAACCGTAGACAGCAATAGCGACCCCACAATCGTCTACCCACTCCTGGAAACCAACCTAGACAAACTCGATGATAACTTGATCTATATCCTGCAAACCTGGGCAAGTGCTGAACTCTCAGAAGTGGAACCAGAAATAGCAGAAGACATCGCTAATACTATCTCGGAATTCAGCAACCTGATCAGCGATTTTCCTCTCGGTAATAAAGCCAGTAAGATCGAAATCGCCATGGCTGGTTACGAACAGTTGCTAACAGTTTTTACCCGTGAGAGTAACCGGGAAAGTTGGGCAACTATTCAAAACAACCTGGGCATTGCCTACAGTAACAGAATCCACTCTGACAGGGCATTAAATCTCGAAAAAGCGATTCAAGCATACCAACTATCATTGTCCGTTTACAACAAACAAGACTTCCCCCAAGATTGGGCAATGACTCAAAACAACCTGGGCATTGCCTACAGTAACAGAATCCGGGACAACAGGGCTGAGAATCTAGAAAGAGCGATTCAAGCATACCAACTAGCTTTGTCCGTTTACAACAAACAAGACTTCCCCCAAGATTGGGCAATGACTCAAAACAACCTGGGCATTGCCTACAGTAACAGAATCCGGGACAACAGGGCTGAGAATCTAGAAAGAGCGATTCAAGCATACCAACTAGCTTTGTCCGTTTATACCAGATCATACTTGCCGATCGATTGGGCAATGACTCAAGCTAATCTGGGCATTGCCTACAGTAACAGAATCAGTGGTGACAGGGCATTAAATCTCGAAAAAGCGATTGAAGCATACCAACTAGCATTGTCAGTTTACACCAAACCAGACTTCCCCTACGAGTGGGCAACGACTCAAAACAACCTAGGCGCAGCCTACTGTGACAGAATCCGTGCCGACAGGGCATTAAATCTCGAAAAAGCGATTGAAGCATACCAACGAACTTTGTCCGTTTACACCAAACCAGACTTCCCGATCGAGTGGGCAAGGACTCAAGCTAATCTGGGCATTGCCTACAGTAAAAGAATCCGTGGTGACAGGGCATCGAATCTGGAAAAAGCGATTGAAGCATACCAACGAACTTTGTCCGTTTACACCAAATCAGACTTCCCGATCGAGTGGGCACAGACTCAAAACAACCTAGGCGCAGCCTACAGTGAAAGAATCCGTGCCGACAGGGCTGAGAATATAGAACGTGCTATTGAAGCATTCCAACTAGCCTTGTCAGTTCAGACCAAATCAGACTTTCCTATTGATTGGGCACAGACTCAAAACAACCTGGGCACAGCCTACTGTGACAGAATCTTCTCTGACAGGGCATCGAATCTGGAAAATGCGATTGAGGCATTCCAACTAGCTTTGTGCGTTTACACTAAACCAGACTTCCCCATTGATTGGGCAATGACTCAAAACAACCTGGGCAATGCCTACTGTGACAGAATCCGCTCTGACAGGGCTGAGAATATAGAACGTGCCATTGCCCAATACAAACTAGCTTTGGAAGTTTATACCAAACCAGACTTCCCGATCGAGTGGGCACAGACTCAAAACAACCTGGGCAATGCCTACCGTGACAGAATCCGTGCCGACAGGTCTGAGAATCTAGAAAGAGCCATTCAAGCATTCCAACTAGCTTTGTCCGTTCGCACCAAATCAGACTTCCCGATCGACTGGGCAATGACTCAACACAACCTGGGCACAGCCTACTCTGACAGAATCCGTGGTGATAGGGCTTATAATCTGGAAAATGCCATTGAAGCATTCCAACGAGCTTTGGAGGTTTACACCCCCGAAGCCGATCCCATTAACTGCCTCACAACTTCCAGCAACTTAGGCAACCTTTACTTCACCCAAGGTAACTGGCAAGCGACCATTGATGCCTACCAACACGCCATAACTGCAGTGGAAATCAGTCGCAGTTGGGCAAGTACCGATCAACGTCGCCAAGAGATTATGGCACAGAGAACGCCATTTTATCACAAAATGGTGCAAGCCTATATCAATATAGGACAATCGGATAAAGCGATAGAAACAGTTGAACGCAGCAAAGCTCGCAACCTAGTGGAATTACTCACCAACCGCGACCTTTATCCTAAAGGCAACGTTCCCCAAGAAATAATCACCGAGTTAGATCGACTGCGTCGAAATATTCCATCATTGGAAAGACAGTTAGAAGTGGTTATAGAAAAACTCTCAAAAAATAGTGATGACAAACAACCACAGCAACGACCATCTTTAGAGGAGTCACGGAAACAACTAGAACAAGAATTACAGCAGTCACAGCAGCAGTTAGATCTGGTACTGGATCGAATCAAACCCATAGACCCCAGTTTCAGTCTCACTCAAAACGTGAAAACGATTCCGTTTAGGGAGATTCAGAGCCTGATTGATCAACGCAGTGCCATTATCGAGTGGTATGTTACGGGGGATAAAATTCTTACCTTTATTGTCACTAGTCACAGTCAGCAGCCCATAGTTGTGTCATCCTTTCCCGAAGACCTGGAAAGGTTGGAAAATTGGGATAAAGACTATACCAATGCCTACCGCGAACAAAAAAACCAATGGATAACCAATCTATCCTCTCGCCTCGCCAACCTCGCTACAATACTAGATATTGATAACATCATTTCCGAGATTGATGGAATATTTGAGAAACAAGGGGTTAAATGCGATCGCTTAATTCTAGTGCCCCATCGTTTGCTGCATCTGTTTCCCCTCCATGCTCTACCCCTATCAAAGGGTAATTTACTTATCGATCGCTTTGAAAGAGGGGTAAGTTATGCCCCTAGTAGCCAGTTACTGAAACTAATAAAAGAACAACACCGCCCTAATTTTAATAACTTATTTGCTATCCAAAACCCAACGAGAGCTGGAGCAAAACCCTTGCCTGGCTCGAAACTAGAAGTTGATAAAATCCGACAATACTTTGACCCCAACCATAGCATAGTTCTTGCTGAAGCAGAGGCAACAGAAGCAAAGCTGAATCAACATATGAAGCAACTACGCTCTGCTCACTGTGTCCACTTTTCCTGTCATGGCAAGTTGGAGTTTAAATCTCCCCTAGAATCAGCCCTACTCCTAGCAGATGCAGACCTAACCTTGTCCAAAATCTTTAAACTTAACCTCAGTCAATGTCGTATTGTCGTTCTTTCTGCCAGTGAAAGTGGGATGACCCTTTCAAGTAACAAAGAAGAAGATATTGGCTTACCTAGTGGTTTAGATGAATATATTGGTTTGCCTAGCGGTTTTCTCTATGCAGGTAGTCCTAGCGTTATCAGCACCCTCTGGACAGTCGATCCTCTTGCCAATGCTTTGTTAGTCATCAAACTATACAAAAATCTAAAACGACTGCCAACATTAGGAGATGGGGATGTTTCAACCGCCTTGGTTAACGCCCAATTATGGTTACGAACACTGAACAGTAAAACCTTGGCAAGAATCCAAAAAAGCCAAAAATTTAAGGGTTTGATGGCTAAAATCTTTGAAAACAATAAGCGGGATAGTTACATATTCTATGACTTACTATATGCTGCTATTAAGCGCCAACCCTATCCTTTTGCTCACCCCTATTATTGGGCCGCTTCCGTAGTCACAGGCACTTAG
- a CDS encoding MoxR family ATPase produces MTNNSWKIFRGTPEQPHNGIERLPEPPSWRKFDKTERGKTYQTRPEEIELVNAALYLRRPLLVTGKPGTGKTSLAYAVAQELQLGEVLRWNITTRSHLQQGLYSYDAIGRLQDAQGSGKDNLGEIGKYIQLGPLGTALLPSTYPRVLLIDEMDKSDIDLPNDLLTIFEEGEFEIPELTRISDQFPDIVVKTWDNQTTTIPRGKVTCQAFPFVVLTSNGEREFPPAFLRRCLRLDLREPTPKELEGIVKAHLGDSLEQAKPIIETFLKRRQKGDLATDQLLNAIYILTNTVNTEDYPMLDSQEEDKDHKKAKLIDRLLQYLSST; encoded by the coding sequence ATGACTAATAACTCTTGGAAAATATTTCGCGGAACTCCCGAACAACCCCACAATGGCATTGAACGCCTTCCTGAGCCTCCTAGCTGGCGGAAATTTGACAAAACAGAACGGGGTAAAACCTATCAGACCAGGCCAGAGGAAATAGAGTTAGTCAATGCAGCGTTGTATCTACGTCGTCCTTTATTAGTAACGGGAAAACCAGGCACAGGAAAAACATCTTTGGCCTATGCAGTCGCTCAAGAGTTACAATTAGGAGAGGTGTTACGTTGGAATATTACCACTCGCTCCCATTTACAGCAAGGACTTTATAGTTATGATGCCATTGGTAGATTACAAGATGCTCAAGGAAGCGGCAAGGATAATTTAGGGGAAATTGGTAAGTATATTCAATTGGGTCCCTTGGGAACAGCGTTACTACCCTCAACTTATCCCAGGGTATTATTAATTGATGAAATGGATAAAAGCGATATTGATTTACCCAATGATTTATTGACTATTTTTGAAGAAGGAGAATTTGAAATCCCGGAATTAACACGAATCAGTGACCAGTTTCCAGACATTGTTGTCAAAACCTGGGATAATCAAACTACAACCATCCCCAGGGGAAAGGTCACCTGCCAAGCATTTCCCTTTGTAGTTCTGACCAGTAACGGAGAGAGGGAATTTCCCCCGGCTTTTTTACGACGCTGTTTACGATTAGATTTACGGGAACCAACTCCCAAGGAATTAGAAGGGATTGTCAAAGCTCACTTAGGGGATAGTCTTGAACAAGCCAAACCGATTATTGAAACATTTCTCAAGCGACGGCAGAAAGGAGACTTGGCTACAGACCAATTGCTCAACGCCATTTATATATTAACTAACACAGTTAATACAGAGGATTATCCCATGCTTGACTCTCAAGAAGAAGACAAAGACCATAAAAAAGCAAAGTTAATTGACCGATTGCTGCAGTACCTCAGTAGTACCTAA
- a CDS encoding effector-associated domain EAD1-containing protein has protein sequence MNAGKTPGYLLKKINKALCSAFLDEDELEMMVLYELNISLKEVASGKNLKQIVHSLLTYCDAHNKLGNLLDGALNQNSGNNELKQLYSEEFKIPPSLITILFPLEDNIIKPMQQAYKTCCPDDYFNYYEEYEIPKSFSGIIKKLEDIPQPPTDDEKRIVKFVARLLDTGDIPEPTAKKLKQWLTKNANNPSDLLAQTSSHYQNHQQPKLDEQPYLLVKVDSSKQYHQQHQPSYLVSAWFIPDLSNYDYLRNHQHCKFLETPSADGESEQDVFSLEDLPKLIEFFLDQLIKYSREYDDKLRIVFFLPYALLNYKIERIEIKENNQSIPIGSEYCVIFRSIGRLKNYKHQGKWLRKWRQFQNQRQTICLANFAFSNFEDWPELYSHLEQINAIGVKLNHPPCEEKLKAIDRAAIPVTLWLRQNNFTTINCQQALDQLLNCQINQLPEKVKQQRLQAFPKAKNKQEHIGHHLALLWEDPYLLPPQINYTPL, from the coding sequence ATGAATGCTGGAAAGACCCCTGGTTATCTCCTCAAAAAGATAAACAAAGCACTGTGTAGTGCTTTTCTTGATGAAGATGAATTAGAGATGATGGTGCTTTATGAATTAAATATAAGTCTGAAAGAGGTTGCTAGCGGTAAAAATTTAAAGCAAATTGTTCACAGCTTACTAACTTATTGTGATGCTCACAATAAGTTAGGAAACTTACTTGATGGAGCACTTAACCAAAATTCAGGTAATAATGAATTAAAACAGCTCTATTCCGAAGAATTTAAAATTCCGCCTAGTTTAATCACCATATTGTTTCCTTTAGAAGACAATATCATCAAACCCATGCAACAGGCTTATAAAACTTGTTGTCCCGATGACTACTTTAATTATTATGAAGAATATGAAATCCCTAAAAGTTTCTCTGGAATTATAAAAAAATTGGAAGATATACCTCAACCACCAACTGATGATGAAAAACGTATTGTAAAATTCGTCGCTCGTTTATTAGACACTGGAGATATTCCCGAGCCAACTGCTAAGAAACTCAAGCAATGGTTAACAAAAAATGCTAATAATCCTTCTGATTTATTAGCTCAGACTAGCAGTCACTATCAAAATCATCAGCAACCAAAATTAGATGAACAACCTTATCTGCTTGTTAAGGTAGATTCCAGTAAGCAATATCACCAACAACATCAACCTAGTTATTTAGTCTCAGCTTGGTTCATTCCTGACCTAAGTAATTATGATTATTTACGAAATCATCAACACTGTAAATTTTTAGAGACTCCATCAGCTGATGGAGAATCTGAACAAGATGTATTTTCTCTTGAAGACTTGCCAAAGTTAATAGAGTTTTTTCTAGATCAGTTAATTAAATATTCTCGGGAATATGACGATAAACTAAGAATTGTATTTTTTTTACCCTATGCACTCTTGAACTATAAAATTGAAAGAATTGAAATTAAAGAGAATAATCAGTCAATTCCAATTGGTAGCGAGTATTGTGTTATTTTTCGCTCTATAGGACGCTTGAAAAACTATAAACATCAAGGCAAATGGTTAAGAAAATGGAGACAATTTCAAAATCAACGTCAAACTATATGCTTAGCTAACTTTGCTTTTAGTAATTTTGAGGATTGGCCAGAATTGTATAGTCATTTGGAACAAATAAATGCCATAGGAGTAAAATTGAATCACCCCCCATGTGAGGAAAAATTGAAAGCTATTGATCGTGCGGCAATACCCGTTACTTTATGGCTCAGACAAAATAATTTTACAACTATCAATTGTCAACAGGCTCTCGATCAATTACTCAATTGTCAAATAAATCAGCTTCCTGAAAAGGTAAAACAACAACGGTTACAAGCTTTTCCTAAAGCGAAGAATAAACAAGAACATATCGGACACCATCTTGCTCTTTTGTGGGAAGACCCCTATCTACTACCACCCCAGATTAACTATACACCCCTATGA
- a CDS encoding effector-associated domain EAD1-containing protein yields the protein MKLTGQQYQQLRDALIAAFPSQQRLAEVVRFRLDKHLNAIAMGDDLKAIVFRLIEAAEAEGWVDNLIAGARESNPDNSALFAFAQEFNLAIAMPQPLSARGRLERLIKKTNSFLDVNRWRERLGQIEGQVCRVEVTNNDNSREFGTGFLIAPNVVITNYHVVESVILKQATSSNVILRFDYKQLGDGKVINPGTEYRLVEDDWLIDQSPYTNNPLPTPDELDYALLRVDGAPGEEPIGKNPDPNSPKRQWIELPQEPYYQFLPDTPLFIVQHPNAEPLKIAFDTEAIITINENGTTVKYKTNTEPGSSGSPCFDINWNLVALHHSGDPSWKPSYNAGSPFSAICARLEKQGLLTDLRKGEGMW from the coding sequence ATGAAACTAACAGGACAGCAATATCAACAATTAAGAGATGCTTTAATTGCCGCATTTCCCTCTCAGCAAAGATTGGCTGAAGTAGTAAGATTCAGGCTTGATAAACACCTGAATGCCATAGCAATGGGTGATGATTTAAAAGCAATTGTGTTTAGGTTAATTGAAGCCGCAGAAGCAGAAGGATGGGTTGATAACCTGATTGCAGGTGCCCGTGAATCGAATCCAGATAACTCAGCTTTATTCGCCTTTGCCCAGGAGTTTAATCTTGCTATTGCTATGCCGCAACCGCTATCAGCAAGAGGTAGATTAGAAAGACTGATTAAGAAAACCAATTCTTTTTTAGACGTAAATCGGTGGCGGGAAAGGTTAGGTCAAATTGAAGGGCAAGTCTGTCGTGTCGAAGTTACGAATAACGATAATAGTCGTGAATTTGGGACAGGTTTTCTGATTGCGCCCAATGTGGTTATTACTAATTATCATGTGGTGGAATCGGTAATTTTAAAACAAGCAACGTCTAGTAATGTTATCCTGCGTTTTGACTACAAGCAGTTAGGGGATGGTAAAGTTATCAACCCAGGTACAGAGTATCGCTTAGTAGAGGATGACTGGCTAATTGATCAAAGTCCTTATACCAACAATCCGTTACCAACCCCTGACGAATTGGATTATGCCTTGCTGAGAGTAGATGGAGCTCCTGGAGAAGAACCGATTGGGAAAAATCCCGATCCCAATTCTCCAAAGCGCCAGTGGATTGAGTTACCACAAGAGCCATATTATCAGTTTTTGCCTGATACTCCACTGTTTATAGTGCAGCATCCCAATGCTGAACCCTTAAAAATAGCCTTTGACACCGAGGCTATTATTACTATTAACGAGAATGGTACAACGGTTAAGTATAAAACCAATACCGAACCCGGTTCCTCTGGTTCTCCATGTTTTGATATTAACTGGAATTTAGTAGCCCTGCATCATAGTGGTGACCCAAGCTGGAAACCTAGTTATAACGCTGGCAGTCCCTTCAGTGCTATTTGTGCGCGGTTAGAGAAGCAAGGGTTATTGACAGATTTACGTAAGGGTGAAGGAATGTGGTAA
- a CDS encoding CsbD family protein, producing MSCEQNPLGKGNRQEARGKRQEAKGKRQKAKGKRQKAKGKRQELIKLPTLPTLPTLPTLPTLPTLPDSLLPTPDSLLPTPYSLLPTPYSRLPTPYSLLPTPYSKNSFQENIH from the coding sequence TTGAGTTGTGAACAGAATCCCTTAGGAAAAGGCAATAGGCAAGAGGCAAGAGGCAAAAGGCAAGAGGCAAAAGGCAAGAGGCAAAAGGCAAAAGGCAAAAGGCAAAAGGCAAAAGGCAAAAGGCAAGAGTTAATCAAGCTCCCCACCCTCCCCACACTTCCCACCCTCCCCACACTCCCCACACTCCCCACACTTCCCGACTCCCTACTCCCGACTCCCGACTCCCTACTCCCTACTCCCTACTCCCTACTCCCTACTCCCTACTCCCGACTCCCTACTCCCTACTCCCTACTCCCTACACCCTATTCAAAAAATAGCTTTCAGGAAAATATTCACTAA
- a CDS encoding chorismate pyruvate-lyase family protein, translating into MRNDLQQSLNRSYIDPSNLSIFQRILLTTDGTVTDMLEAYMFEQIRLVKLSEELVTTTDDIDPMELEKGSSVLDRKILLQGKISRKNYIYAESIIVIDRLDEYFQKDLLKTKTPIGKIWREQRFETFKEIVDTGKKPAKELADYFEIEPEANLLFRTYCVFSNRQSVMMISEYFPESYFLNRV; encoded by the coding sequence ATGAGAAATGATCTACAGCAATCCCTAAATCGAAGTTATATAGACCCTTCGAATCTGAGTATTTTCCAAAGAATTCTGTTAACGACAGATGGCACAGTAACAGATATGTTGGAAGCCTATATGTTTGAACAGATTCGTCTAGTTAAGTTGTCTGAGGAATTGGTAACAACAACTGATGATATAGATCCAATGGAATTAGAGAAAGGAAGCTCAGTACTTGATCGGAAAATACTGTTACAGGGTAAAATAAGTCGCAAGAATTATATCTATGCTGAGTCAATAATTGTTATTGATCGCTTAGATGAGTACTTTCAAAAAGATTTACTTAAAACTAAAACGCCCATCGGCAAAATCTGGCGAGAGCAGAGATTCGAGACATTTAAAGAAATTGTTGATACTGGAAAAAAGCCAGCTAAGGAATTAGCTGATTATTTCGAGATTGAACCGGAAGCAAATTTACTTTTTCGTACCTATTGCGTCTTTTCTAATCGCCAATCGGTAATGATGATTAGTGAATATTTTCCTGAAAGCTATTTTTTGAATAGGGTGTAG